Within Triticum dicoccoides isolate Atlit2015 ecotype Zavitan chromosome 1B, WEW_v2.0, whole genome shotgun sequence, the genomic segment GCCCGGCAGGGTCCGGCCCACGGCCGCCTCGCGAGGGGCAATTTGGAAAACACGGCCGCGAAGGGATGCGGGAAGGGCCGGACGCGCCGGGCTCAAATACAGCAGACTCCGGCGCCaccgcgcacgcacgcacgcacgcggaGCGGGGGCCCTGTCCAAAGCGCGTGATCCATTTCCTCCTCGCTTCCTTCTCTCTCGGTCTCGGTGCGTGCGTCACTCCGTCGGCCCGTCCCCCTCACCGGCGACTTGTCGCCTCGCGGCCACTCCCAGCCCCAGGTGAGTGAGAGCGACCCGACGGCCAACCAACAGCGCCCCAACCGCTTTTCTCCCGACGACGTGTCGTGGATCTAGGTGCACAAGGAGGACtgattttttgtttttatttggtGGTGTGGAATTCTTGGCCTCTCCCCTCGGAGCAGCGTGGGCGCGTGTGTTGCGAGCCATGGCCGGCGAGAAGAGGATGTTCGGCTTCGAGGAGGTCGCCAAGCACAACGTCGCCAAGGACTGCTGGCTCGTCATCGCCGGCAAGGTGCGCTTCCCCACTCCTTCGTTTTCCTACCCTAGCATCTACTTCTCCTGCGAGTTCTGTGGCTAGTTTTCTTGTTCCGGCACAGCCTGTTGAGCTAGTC encodes:
- the LOC119336407 gene encoding cytochrome b5-like isoform X2; this encodes MREGPDAPGSNTADSGATAHARTHAERGPCPKRVIHFLLASFSLGLGACVTPSARPPHRRLVASRPLPAPAWARVLRAMAGEKRMFGFEEVAKHNVAKDCWLVIAGKVYDVTPFMDEHPGGDEVLLAVTGKDATSDFEDIGHSDSAREMMEKYHIGEIDASTIPAKRTFVPPQQGSHVQAKDSDLLIKILQFLVPILILGLAFGVRHYSKSE
- the LOC119336407 gene encoding cytochrome b5-like isoform X1; its protein translation is MREGPDAPGSNTADSGATAHARTHAERGPCPKRVIHFLLASFSLGLGACVTPSARPPHRRLVASRPLPAPEFLASPLGAAWARVLRAMAGEKRMFGFEEVAKHNVAKDCWLVIAGKVYDVTPFMDEHPGGDEVLLAVTGKDATSDFEDIGHSDSAREMMEKYHIGEIDASTIPAKRTFVPPQQGSHVQAKDSDLLIKILQFLVPILILGLAFGVRHYSKSE